From the genome of Phytohabitans rumicis, one region includes:
- a CDS encoding putative bifunctional diguanylate cyclase/phosphodiesterase — MVGSTSILLAVVTTAAIVAVVTWLVSMAIGSRDARRQDRVVRGASAELAAATDSEAVAAIAERAARNLVGHRFPPRSHAHLQAARQLISVQAELAVARLQLTDITVLIVDDENRIRYASPSARTVFGTTALDDIPLPDLVDRAERRTAEYLLNHVRAGDLDSPPESSRADWTIYARDGRTVYVEVSCRPVPVASATSGLVVTLRDVTAQRQLERELTKQRSHDPLTGLSNRQRFYERVDHAIATEPDAVGVLLVDLDGFRAINDGLGQAAGDAFLTAVGHRIRETVGHDGVAARLGDDEFAVLIRDVAATPLDEAAAGLADALAHPIALNGGPVFCSASIGVATSAGASGAPELLRHADHALVAAKAGGLGQWRRYDPSMADAFTDRVALRAALGRALQDDSLSLAYQPIAALKTGRTAGYEALLRWEHPTRGQLSPDEFIDIAEESGLIMPIGEWVLATAAHSAQRWTATAGPEAPYVSVNVSAQQFRSAGFVDTVDRVLATVGLPPRRLVLEVTESSLLRDDDKAWEDLRSLRLHGVRIAIDDFGTGYSALSYLRHAPLDILKLDRLFISQLETSTRQRDLVAGIVRLARSLNLEVVAEGIETTQQRDIAAEIGCGYGQGYLIGRPVVDPRTYAN; from the coding sequence ATGGTGGGTAGCACGTCCATTCTTCTCGCCGTGGTCACCACAGCCGCGATCGTGGCGGTGGTGACCTGGCTCGTCAGTATGGCCATCGGCTCACGCGACGCGCGGCGGCAGGACCGGGTCGTGCGTGGCGCCAGCGCGGAGCTCGCCGCGGCCACCGATAGCGAAGCGGTCGCCGCCATCGCGGAACGGGCAGCGCGCAACCTGGTTGGACACCGCTTCCCGCCCAGATCGCACGCCCACCTGCAAGCTGCCCGGCAACTGATATCGGTTCAGGCCGAACTGGCCGTGGCACGGCTGCAGCTGACCGACATCACTGTGCTGATCGTCGACGACGAGAACAGGATCCGGTACGCGAGCCCGTCCGCCCGCACGGTCTTCGGCACGACGGCGCTCGACGACATACCGTTGCCCGATCTGGTCGATCGAGCCGAGCGGCGAACAGCCGAGTACCTGCTGAACCATGTCCGCGCCGGCGACCTGGACTCACCGCCGGAGTCGAGCCGGGCCGACTGGACGATCTACGCTCGAGATGGCCGCACGGTGTACGTCGAGGTGTCCTGCCGTCCGGTACCGGTGGCGAGCGCGACCAGCGGCTTGGTCGTCACCCTGCGCGATGTCACCGCACAGCGCCAGCTTGAGCGGGAGCTGACCAAGCAGAGGTCGCACGACCCTCTCACGGGTCTGTCTAACCGGCAACGGTTCTACGAACGCGTCGACCACGCCATCGCGACCGAACCCGATGCCGTCGGAGTCCTCCTTGTCGACCTGGATGGGTTCAGGGCCATCAACGACGGCCTCGGGCAGGCCGCCGGCGACGCCTTCCTGACCGCGGTTGGCCATCGCATCCGCGAGACCGTCGGGCACGACGGTGTCGCGGCACGACTCGGCGACGACGAGTTCGCGGTACTGATCCGCGACGTCGCGGCGACCCCGCTGGACGAGGCAGCCGCCGGGTTGGCCGACGCGCTGGCACATCCGATCGCCCTCAACGGTGGCCCGGTGTTCTGTAGCGCCAGTATCGGGGTCGCGACATCCGCCGGCGCGAGCGGCGCACCGGAGTTGCTACGGCATGCCGACCACGCACTCGTCGCGGCGAAGGCCGGCGGCCTTGGGCAGTGGCGCCGGTACGACCCGTCGATGGCCGACGCCTTCACGGACCGGGTGGCGCTGCGTGCGGCGCTGGGCCGTGCCCTCCAGGACGACTCGCTGAGTCTGGCCTATCAGCCGATCGCCGCGTTGAAGACCGGCCGCACCGCCGGGTACGAGGCGTTGCTGCGCTGGGAGCATCCGACCCGCGGACAGCTGAGCCCGGACGAGTTCATCGACATCGCCGAAGAGTCGGGCCTGATCATGCCGATCGGCGAGTGGGTGCTCGCGACCGCGGCGCATTCCGCGCAGCGATGGACGGCCACGGCAGGGCCGGAAGCGCCGTACGTCAGCGTGAACGTGTCGGCGCAGCAGTTCCGGTCGGCCGGCTTCGTCGACACCGTGGACCGAGTGCTCGCCACGGTCGGTCTGCCGCCGCGTCGGCTCGTCCTGGAAGTGACCGAAAGCTCGCTTCTGCGTGACGACGACAAGGCGTGGGAGGACCTCCGGTCGTTACGCCTCCATGGCGTGCGGATCGCGATCGACGACTTCGGCACCGGCTATTCGGCCCTGAGCTACCTGCGTCACGCCCCCCTCGACATCCTGAAACTGGATCGGCTCTTCATCAGTCAACTGGAGACCTCGACTCGTCAGCGTGACCTGGTGGCAGGGATCGTGCGCCTCGCGCGCAGCCTCAACCTCGAGGTGGTAGCCGAGGGCATCGAGACCACGCAGCAGCGGGACATCGCGGCCGAGATCGGTTGCGGGTACGGCCAGGGATACCTCATCGGCAGACCGGTCGTCGACCCGCGCACCTACGCCAACTGA
- a CDS encoding Hsp70 family protein: METTRISIDFGTSHTVAVLSGPGREPRALLFDGSPLLLSAVYAMPDGRLVVGRDAWHAGSSNPAGLEPYPKRHIDEDRLLLDGQEVTLEAVVAAVLRHVSVEADRAAGDHVATAVLTCPASWGGTRRGRLEAAAGTVFSTVHLVAEPVAAARHHLSRTPLTDPGYVLVYDLGAGTFDASLVRCTPDGIELVTSTGLDDAGGLDIDAAIVDHLGQTLAARDPDRWRRLAHPGDRADRRARRLLWDAVRTAKEVLSRTATTIVHIPLFDEEMPLGRERLEELARPVLDRTVAVCRDLSTAARSGPLLGVFLVGGASRMPLVGTLLHQALGVAPAAVDQPELAVAEGALADPPAATDAWPPADMPPAAGTPAPHPRRRRWVAAGAVTVVAAATAVWLGTRGGSPPADGAQRSPTPVASEAGSTPTPSPTPSPLIDPCLVGVWDSTSYSITNFIDGVPTTFTNTGGTVKTVRADGTYVHDYNSSPPRTATFNGNKWEQRIRGTFTGRLRTHDQTIIYSGTARGTSEFFENGSSRGRQALTLDPKPSTYLCDGDTWTEYTQDWRIDYNRRPTG, from the coding sequence ATGGAGACGACGCGGATTAGCATCGATTTCGGTACGTCGCACACCGTGGCGGTGCTGTCCGGGCCAGGCCGTGAGCCGCGGGCGCTGCTGTTCGACGGGTCGCCGCTGCTGCTTTCCGCCGTCTATGCGATGCCGGACGGTCGGCTGGTCGTCGGCCGCGACGCGTGGCACGCGGGATCGAGCAACCCGGCCGGTCTTGAGCCGTACCCGAAACGACACATCGACGAGGACCGCTTGCTCCTGGATGGGCAGGAGGTGACGCTGGAGGCGGTCGTGGCGGCGGTGCTGCGCCACGTGTCGGTGGAGGCGGACAGGGCGGCCGGTGACCACGTCGCCACCGCCGTGCTGACCTGTCCCGCGTCGTGGGGCGGGACCCGGCGGGGTCGTTTGGAGGCGGCGGCCGGCACCGTGTTCAGCACCGTCCACCTGGTCGCCGAGCCGGTCGCCGCGGCTCGCCACCATCTGTCCCGCACCCCGCTGACCGATCCCGGGTACGTCCTGGTGTACGACCTCGGCGCTGGCACGTTCGACGCCTCGCTCGTGCGGTGCACGCCGGACGGGATCGAGCTGGTCACCTCCACCGGGCTCGACGACGCCGGCGGTCTCGACATCGACGCGGCCATCGTCGACCATCTCGGCCAGACCCTCGCCGCTCGCGACCCGGATCGCTGGCGCCGGCTGGCCCACCCCGGCGACCGAGCCGACCGACGGGCCCGCCGCCTGCTGTGGGACGCCGTACGCACGGCCAAGGAGGTGCTGTCCCGCACCGCGACCACGATCGTCCACATTCCACTCTTCGACGAGGAGATGCCCCTCGGCCGGGAACGACTCGAAGAGCTTGCCCGCCCGGTCTTGGACCGCACCGTCGCCGTCTGCCGTGACCTGTCCACCGCTGCTCGGAGCGGACCGCTGCTCGGCGTCTTCCTGGTCGGCGGTGCCAGCCGGATGCCCCTGGTCGGGACCCTGCTGCACCAGGCCCTGGGAGTGGCACCGGCCGCGGTCGACCAGCCCGAACTCGCGGTCGCCGAGGGCGCGCTGGCCGACCCGCCCGCGGCGACGGACGCCTGGCCACCCGCCGACATGCCACCCGCGGCCGGTACGCCTGCCCCACACCCCCGACGCCGCCGCTGGGTCGCCGCCGGTGCCGTCACGGTGGTGGCCGCCGCCACGGCGGTCTGGCTCGGAACGCGGGGCGGGTCGCCGCCCGCGGACGGCGCCCAGCGGAGCCCGACCCCGGTGGCCTCGGAGGCCGGCTCAACCCCGACGCCGTCGCCGACCCCGAGCCCGCTCATCGACCCGTGCCTGGTCGGCGTCTGGGATTCGACAAGCTACTCGATCACCAACTTCATCGACGGCGTCCCGACCACCTTCACCAACACCGGCGGCACGGTGAAGACCGTCCGAGCGGACGGCACGTACGTCCACGACTACAACTCCAGCCCTCCCCGGACCGCCACATTCAACGGCAACAAATGGGAGCAACGTATCCGCGGCACGTTCACCGGGCGGCTCCGGACCCATGACCAAACGATCATCTATTCCGGCACGGCACGGGGCACGAGCGAGTTCTTCGAGAACGGCAGCAGCCGTGGCCGCCAGGCGCTGACCCTGGACCCGAAGCCGTCGACCTACCTTTGCGACGGTGACACCTGGACCGAGTACACCCAGGACTGGCGCATCGACTACAACCGCCGCCCTACCGGCTGA
- a CDS encoding MarR family winged helix-turn-helix transcriptional regulator, with translation MADGGEPATGGVLDGVTWALRRAELAVQTFKERQLRTMGLAAAHYSLLMCVHAEPGRTGAEVARRLAVTPQNVASLVAKMEDRGLVERRSHPRHGHVQELHLTDAGREALRAAEPTVTAIDRRIATELGPAETAHLAALLNRVADMMSR, from the coding sequence ATGGCAGACGGCGGGGAGCCAGCGACCGGCGGCGTGCTCGACGGAGTGACGTGGGCACTGCGTCGGGCGGAACTGGCCGTACAGACCTTCAAAGAGCGGCAGTTGCGGACGATGGGCCTGGCCGCGGCGCACTACTCCCTGCTGATGTGCGTCCACGCCGAGCCCGGTCGCACCGGCGCGGAGGTCGCCCGCCGCCTGGCCGTCACTCCCCAGAACGTGGCGTCGCTGGTGGCCAAGATGGAGGACCGGGGCCTCGTCGAACGCCGATCACATCCCCGCCACGGCCACGTACAGGAACTGCACCTCACCGACGCGGGCCGCGAGGCGTTGCGCGCCGCGGAACCCACGGTCACGGCGATCGACCGCCGGATCGCCACGGAGTTGGGCCCGGCGGAGACCGCGCACCTGGCCGCGCTGCTCAATCGAGTCGCCGACATGATGAGTCGCTGA
- a CDS encoding dienelactone hydrolase family protein, whose protein sequence is MGEAAGATVDVPTLDGIADAYLAHPDDGAAHPGVLFYMDAFGVRPRLRQMADRLAAAGYTVLVPNVLYRHDRAPLVELPERIEEQDRPALLASSPQATDGSVGVTGYCMGAGLALRTAGTYPHRVAAAGGFHGAGLASDAPDSPHLLAEGITADLYFAHADQDPAMPPEQIDRLDKALTAAGVRHDTEVYAGAQHGYTMADTTRYNADATERHWTALLDLFGRTLS, encoded by the coding sequence CTGGGTGAAGCTGCGGGCGCGACGGTCGACGTCCCCACTCTGGACGGTATCGCCGACGCCTACCTGGCCCATCCCGACGACGGCGCCGCCCACCCGGGGGTGCTGTTCTACATGGACGCCTTCGGGGTACGCCCCCGACTGCGGCAGATGGCCGACCGGCTCGCCGCGGCCGGATACACGGTGCTGGTCCCGAACGTGCTGTACCGTCACGACCGCGCGCCGCTGGTCGAGCTGCCCGAACGCATCGAGGAGCAGGATCGGCCGGCGTTGTTGGCCAGTTCCCCGCAGGCCACCGACGGATCGGTCGGGGTCACGGGGTACTGCATGGGCGCGGGCCTTGCGCTGCGCACCGCGGGCACCTACCCCCACCGGGTCGCCGCCGCCGGCGGCTTCCACGGCGCCGGCCTCGCGAGCGATGCTCCCGACAGCCCGCACCTGCTCGCCGAGGGGATCACCGCGGATCTGTACTTCGCGCACGCCGACCAGGACCCCGCCATGCCCCCGGAGCAGATCGATCGCCTCGACAAGGCACTCACCGCGGCGGGTGTCCGCCACGACACCGAGGTCTATGCCGGCGCACAGCACGGCTACACCATGGCCGACACCACCCGCTACAACGCCGACGCCACCGAACGCCACTGGACCGCGCTGCTGGACCTGTTCGGCCGCACCCTCAGCTGA
- a CDS encoding NAD(P)-dependent oxidoreductase produces the protein MGEAELRAMKASAYLVNTARAAIVDQPALLRALREG, from the coding sequence TTGGGCGAGGCGGAGCTGCGCGCGATGAAGGCCAGCGCTTATCTGGTCAACACCGCACGCGCCGCGATCGTCGACCAGCCGGCGCTGCTGCGCGCCCTCCGCGAAGGCTAG
- a CDS encoding RCC1 domain-containing protein, whose protein sequence is MRSIIARAATCIGIVVLAIGAMTGTAAAAAPAVSSVAAGFAHTCAISTDGALWCWGGNYTGQLGDGTTTDRTTPVRVGTATAWAGIDAGTSYTCAVQTGGTLWCWGSNRRGQLGDGTTINRTTPVPVGTATTWARVSAGDSHACAIRTGGTLWCWGSNRNGQLGVGMSVDTATTPVQVGTATNWASVTTGFAHTCAVRTDGTLWCWGDSSTGQLGLGILTYAATPTQVGTATTWTGATAGYAFTCAVRADGTLWCWGENGYGQLGVSGAYQTTPIQVGAATSWSRVNASDDTPCAVRTDGSLWCWGNNMLGQLGDGTTTHRFAPTRVGDANTWTTGFAVSYHSCAVRTDGSLWCWGNNMSGQLGDGTTTQRSTPAQVTLPG, encoded by the coding sequence GTCGTGCTCGCCATTGGTGCCATGACGGGCACGGCTGCCGCAGCCGCCCCGGCGGTTTCGAGCGTCGCCGCGGGTTTCGCACATACGTGTGCGATCAGTACCGACGGAGCACTCTGGTGCTGGGGCGGAAACTACACCGGCCAGCTTGGTGACGGCACGACCACGGACCGGACCACACCGGTGCGTGTCGGCACCGCCACCGCCTGGGCCGGCATCGACGCCGGCACAAGTTACACCTGTGCGGTACAGACCGGCGGCACGCTGTGGTGCTGGGGCAGCAACCGCAGGGGCCAGCTCGGTGACGGCACCACCATCAACCGGACCACCCCGGTACCCGTCGGCACCGCCACCACCTGGGCCAGGGTGAGCGCCGGCGACAGTCACGCCTGCGCCATCCGGACCGGCGGCACCCTGTGGTGCTGGGGCAGCAACCGCAATGGGCAGCTGGGTGTCGGTATGTCCGTCGACACCGCGACCACCCCGGTGCAGGTTGGCACGGCGACCAACTGGGCGAGCGTCACGACCGGCTTCGCGCACACCTGCGCCGTCCGCACCGACGGCACGCTGTGGTGCTGGGGTGACAGTTCGACCGGACAACTCGGTCTCGGCATCCTGACCTACGCGGCGACTCCGACGCAGGTCGGCACCGCGACAACGTGGACCGGCGCAACAGCCGGGTACGCCTTCACCTGCGCGGTCCGCGCCGACGGGACCCTGTGGTGCTGGGGCGAGAACGGGTACGGACAGCTGGGTGTCAGCGGCGCCTACCAGACCACACCGATCCAGGTCGGCGCCGCCACCAGCTGGAGCCGCGTCAACGCGAGCGATGACACGCCGTGCGCGGTCCGTACCGACGGCAGCCTGTGGTGCTGGGGCAACAACATGCTGGGGCAGCTGGGCGACGGCACCACGACCCACCGGTTCGCCCCCACCCGGGTTGGCGACGCCAACACCTGGACCACCGGCTTTGCTGTCAGCTATCACAGCTGCGCGGTCCGCACCGACGGCAGCCTGTGGTGCTGGGGCAACAACATGTCCGGACAGCTGGGCGACGGCACCACCACCCAGCGGTCCACGCCGGCGCAGGTGACCCTTCCAGGCTGA